A single genomic interval of Aureliella helgolandensis harbors:
- a CDS encoding YheT family hydrolase → MKPLNSILTKQDATRNMELLPYRPHLLLRSGHLQTLMVGVLFGWRPPYAARQISIPLEDNDALIAHEELAPPAIAKGFDDSTPLNILIHGLGGDHSSPYLQRIAYRMAQRGQRVWRVDLRGSGAGLDLAWRPPHAGSSEDLASVVRAACQHYPLAPIRIVGFSLSGNIVLKMLGEAAAGALRQPVDFGRISSALAIAPPVDLHLCAANMERFSRKVYTRFYLRVLDGQVETRRARWPQWNQIARQPSIRTIREFDERYTAPLSGFANAAEYYTRASAKPWLQHIQTPTTLLIDRNDPIVDLQAFDALQLNSDTTRTVHTKLGGHMGYFGRDSQGKLLRWMEHYVEHHLLDCNSSSNHA, encoded by the coding sequence ATGAAACCTTTAAATTCCATTCTCACTAAGCAAGATGCAACGAGAAACATGGAGCTACTCCCCTACCGCCCGCATCTCCTACTACGGAGCGGGCATCTGCAAACGCTAATGGTCGGAGTCCTGTTCGGTTGGCGGCCTCCCTATGCGGCTCGGCAAATCTCGATTCCATTAGAAGATAACGACGCGCTCATCGCCCACGAGGAACTTGCCCCGCCAGCAATCGCCAAGGGCTTTGACGATTCCACGCCACTCAACATCCTCATCCACGGTCTTGGCGGCGATCACAGCAGTCCCTACCTGCAACGCATCGCCTACCGGATGGCACAACGAGGGCAACGGGTATGGCGCGTTGACCTGCGAGGTAGCGGAGCCGGACTCGACCTTGCATGGCGTCCTCCGCACGCTGGCAGCAGCGAGGATCTTGCCTCCGTCGTTCGGGCCGCGTGCCAACACTACCCACTAGCCCCAATCCGCATCGTAGGTTTCTCACTGAGTGGAAACATTGTCCTCAAGATGCTCGGAGAAGCGGCCGCCGGCGCGCTGCGGCAGCCGGTCGACTTTGGCCGTATCAGCTCGGCTCTGGCCATCGCTCCCCCAGTCGACTTGCACCTCTGCGCTGCCAACATGGAGCGATTTTCGCGCAAGGTCTACACGCGTTTCTATCTGCGGGTCTTGGACGGACAGGTAGAAACACGGCGGGCTCGATGGCCCCAGTGGAATCAAATTGCCCGCCAGCCTAGCATTCGGACGATCCGAGAATTCGACGAACGGTACACAGCCCCCTTGAGCGGATTTGCCAATGCGGCGGAGTACTACACGCGCGCTAGCGCAAAACCATGGCTACAACACATTCAAACTCCCACCACCCTGCTGATTGATCGCAACGACCCTATCGTCGATCTCCAAGCCTTCGACGCCCTGCAACTCAACTCCGATACGACACGCACGGTCCACACCAAGCTTGGAGGCCACATGGGATATTTTGGACGCGACTCCCAAGGCAAACTACTGCGTTGGATGGAACATTATGTCGAACATCATCTTCTCGACTGCAATTCCTCTTCCAACCATGCGTAA
- a CDS encoding alpha/beta fold hydrolase, whose translation MMRPVPGSRLTRPHALLGTVLGVVCATLFGPTAGLAEDAIRFRPHLLNADSEFSAATAFDVNQDGRDDIVCGAWWYEAPNWDKHLFREVAQIRGRYDDYSNLALDVNRDGLLDIVSVNYRSESLYWCRNPGVKGAAQAGSERGRVGESNGTGGESRKGETLWESITIDRPGPSETGRLVDIDGDGQLDVLPSGVKFAAWYEIVSVSTSLEGAPENVQWLRHELPDEVIGHGVGAGDLNGDGRIDIVCPRGWAEGPADPRTGRWTWHPDFHLARDCGLPILVHDVDGDGDQDLIWGRGHNVGLYWTEQLSAGESSWKSDPGVTLEDMAMQLNHAGWVTHAIDTSWSCAHTLMLADIDGDGVDDLVAGKRFQGHDGKDPGENDPLSIHWYRFDGGGSRTWSRHEVTSRGSCAIDLDSVCADLDGDGDIDILAPSRIGLHWIENLRIGSEHVPASEGRPLAEAAGQHDLLSFTQDSERRAVTTPLEFGSRRAAIRGAMEQVMGKLPPSQARIPLTVQVHERVELPKYTRLKISYASDTLSRVPAYLLIPHDLSQATRAMLCLHPTHFELGKAQICGMGGKPSRFYAHELAERGFVCLAPDYPGFADYTFDFEAAQSMYQSGSMKAVWDNIRALDLLEELPCVARDEIGVIGHSLGGHNALFTAAFDGRLRCVATSCGFTAFEDYYAGDLKGWTSARYMPRISTTYASDPQQLPFNFPEVLGAISPRPLFVNAPLHDSNFAVQGVEKCQALVEPVYQLLGAEDKLQFHYPDADHDFPAEIRQQVYAWLEEELQSRR comes from the coding sequence ATGATGCGACCTGTTCCCGGCTCCAGATTAACCAGACCGCATGCCCTTTTAGGCACCGTATTGGGTGTCGTTTGCGCGACACTCTTCGGCCCGACAGCCGGATTGGCCGAAGACGCGATTCGCTTTCGACCACATCTCCTGAATGCGGACTCGGAGTTTAGCGCGGCAACGGCATTCGATGTGAATCAAGATGGTCGCGACGATATAGTCTGCGGGGCTTGGTGGTACGAAGCCCCGAATTGGGACAAGCATCTTTTTCGTGAAGTGGCACAGATTCGTGGCCGCTACGACGACTATTCGAATCTAGCCCTTGACGTCAATCGCGATGGTTTACTCGATATTGTAAGTGTCAATTATCGAAGCGAAAGTCTGTATTGGTGTCGCAATCCAGGAGTGAAAGGGGCCGCACAGGCTGGTTCCGAGCGCGGTAGGGTAGGGGAGTCCAATGGGACTGGTGGAGAGTCTCGAAAAGGCGAAACCTTGTGGGAATCGATTACGATTGATCGACCGGGGCCGAGTGAAACGGGGCGGCTAGTGGATATCGATGGTGATGGGCAGCTCGATGTCTTGCCCAGCGGTGTCAAGTTTGCCGCTTGGTATGAGATCGTCTCGGTGTCGACATCTCTGGAGGGAGCGCCGGAGAACGTTCAGTGGTTGCGGCATGAATTGCCCGATGAGGTGATTGGCCATGGAGTGGGAGCGGGGGATCTCAACGGCGATGGACGCATCGATATCGTTTGCCCTCGTGGTTGGGCGGAGGGGCCAGCAGATCCACGCACTGGACGTTGGACCTGGCACCCCGATTTTCACCTCGCGCGGGATTGCGGTTTGCCGATCCTCGTGCATGACGTCGACGGTGATGGCGACCAAGATTTGATCTGGGGCCGTGGCCACAACGTGGGACTCTACTGGACTGAACAATTGTCAGCTGGCGAGTCGAGTTGGAAAAGCGATCCCGGCGTGACTCTAGAGGATATGGCGATGCAATTGAATCATGCGGGCTGGGTGACCCACGCCATCGACACGAGCTGGAGTTGTGCGCACACACTAATGTTAGCGGATATCGACGGGGATGGAGTGGATGATTTGGTGGCTGGAAAACGCTTCCAAGGGCACGACGGCAAGGACCCTGGGGAAAACGACCCTCTTTCCATTCACTGGTATCGCTTTGACGGAGGAGGCTCGCGAACCTGGAGCCGCCATGAGGTGACCTCCAGAGGCAGCTGTGCAATCGATCTTGATTCCGTTTGCGCCGACTTGGATGGCGACGGTGATATCGACATTCTAGCCCCCTCCCGCATTGGTCTGCACTGGATCGAGAATCTTCGAATCGGTAGCGAACATGTTCCAGCGTCTGAGGGACGCCCTTTGGCGGAAGCAGCGGGGCAACATGACCTGCTGTCGTTCACGCAGGATTCAGAGCGACGGGCTGTTACGACCCCTCTTGAGTTCGGAAGCCGCCGCGCTGCTATCCGAGGGGCTATGGAGCAAGTCATGGGGAAATTGCCACCGTCCCAAGCACGCATTCCTCTAACAGTCCAAGTGCATGAACGTGTGGAGTTGCCCAAGTACACGAGGCTTAAGATTAGCTATGCGTCCGACACCCTAAGTCGTGTACCAGCCTATCTTCTCATTCCGCATGATCTGTCTCAAGCCACTAGAGCCATGCTCTGTTTGCACCCTACTCATTTCGAGCTGGGCAAGGCTCAGATTTGCGGCATGGGAGGAAAGCCAAGCCGTTTCTACGCCCACGAATTGGCAGAACGCGGCTTCGTCTGTTTAGCTCCCGACTATCCTGGTTTCGCGGACTATACGTTCGATTTCGAAGCGGCCCAAAGTATGTATCAAAGCGGTTCGATGAAGGCGGTGTGGGACAATATTCGAGCGCTGGATCTCTTGGAAGAGTTGCCCTGCGTGGCACGCGATGAGATTGGCGTGATTGGTCATTCTCTCGGAGGGCACAATGCATTGTTCACCGCCGCCTTTGACGGGCGGCTGCGGTGCGTGGCAACCAGCTGCGGGTTTACGGCGTTTGAGGACTACTATGCGGGAGATCTGAAGGGGTGGACGAGTGCCCGCTACATGCCCCGTATTTCCACGACGTATGCGAGTGATCCGCAGCAATTGCCCTTTAATTTTCCAGAAGTCCTGGGGGCTATTTCGCCACGCCCCCTGTTTGTCAACGCTCCGCTTCATGACAGCAATTTCGCTGTCCAGGGAGTTGAGAAATGCCAGGCCCTCGTCGAACCGGTCTATCAGTTACTGGGGGCGGAAGACAAGCTGCAGTTTCATTACCCAGATGCAGACCATGATTTTCCCGCCGAGATTCGCCAGCAGGTTTACGCATGGTTGGAAGAGGAATTGCAGTCGAGAAGATGA